In Terriglobus aquaticus, the genomic window GCCATGGATAGGAATTGTGCCCACGTCGTGCTGGTCCCGAAGACCTGGCGGACGCGAGGCAGTGCGGTTACCACGAGCGAGCGCACAGGCTTCTGCTCTTCGTGCTCGGCGGTACGCTGACGGGCCGCGCGCTTGCTTTGCGACTTCGCGGTGAGCGCCTCCGCGCTCATGGGGAACAGCTTCCATAAGAGAAGAAGCGCAAGAAGCCCGACCCCGGACCAGAGCAGACGGTTGTACACAAACACGCCGGGGGAGTAGCCGCTGTGCAGGTCCCAGGGCAGAAGCAGGGTGTTCTTTTCGGCCACTGTCCAATATCGGGCTACGTTGTCCAGGGTGATATTGCCGAGAGGATCGAGGATGCCGGACCAGAAGTGTTCCAATGAGCGCGTGGAACCGTACACCGTAACGCCGATGATCCAAGCCATGAAGACCGCGACGCCCTGCAGATAGACCACGAAGATCTTGCGGGTGAGCGCAGCAACGGTGAAGAAGAGCGAGCCGAGGAAGAAGATCTGGAGGACGATAAGGCTGAAGAACGGCTGAAGATACCACCAGAGGTGATTGGGGCCGATACGCGCATGGTCTGCCCACGGAGCGAACGTGCCCAGGAAGGTGCCGACCATCATGCCGCTAAACGCAAAGACGGTGGTGACGAAAGAGCCGAGCCAGCGACCGCCGAGATAGGCTCCCTTGCTCACGGGTTTGGTGAAGAGGATCTGCACCGTGTCGCGCTGGAAGTCGCGCAGAACGGATGTGCCAAAGATTGCGGCCATGATAATCGTGCCAAACATGCACGAACCGACGTCGTTCATGCTGATGGCATACGGTCCGTTCAGCAGCACTTTGCCGTTGCTGTTGCTTACGGGGCCGAAGCTCTCTGAAGCCACGCAAAGAAAGCTGAATGTCACCCACAGAAGGAAGTAGACATAGGTGGCGATGCTCTTGAAGCGAAGCTTCAGTTCAAAGGTGAAGAACTCCCAAAACTGTGTCATCACTCGATCCTTGCGGTCTGGCCGTCGGCGTAGGAAAACGAAATCGCGCTTTGCTTGGTGCTGCAGCAGGGCAGGACGTGGCGGTCAGGCTGCTGCGGGAATCCGGCGTCCGTGCTCGGAGAGGTTGAGGAAGTACACGTCCTCAAGATGGCTTGGCACTGGCTCGAATCCGCTGCCTGGTGACGCCGCGCTGAATACGCGGACTTCGTGCTGTCCGCTCACCAAGTGTGTGCTGATGACGTGCATCGTGGCTTCGAGTTCTTTCAACTCTGCGTCGCTCGGCACAATGCGGCTCCAGATCTGGCCTTCGAGCGCGCGCAGCGTCTCGCTGGGAGAACCCTCCAGTAGCACCTCACCTGCTGCGATGATTGCCATGCGCGGGCACAGCTCCCGGACGTCCTCGACAATGTGCGTCGAAAGGATGACCGTCACATCGCGACCGATGGATGCAAGCAGATTCAAGAAGCGGTTCCGCTCCGCAGGGTCCAGACCTGCGGTCGGTTCGTCCACGATGATGAGTCGCGGATTTGCGAGGAGCGCCTGCGCGATGCCAAAGCGCTGTTTCATGCCGCCGGAGTAGGTGCTGAGCGACTTTTTGCCCGCGTCCCAGAGATTGGTCTGGTGTAACAGAGCGTCGACCATCTCGCGCCGCTCGCCGGCTGCGGTGATTCCCTTGAGCACGGCCAGATGATGCAGCATGTCGAGGGCGCTCATGCGCGGATAAACACCGAACTCCTGCGGCAGGTAACCGAGGATGCGACGGACTTCATTCTTCTGCTTGACGACATCGATGCCGTCCAGCGTCACGGAACCAGAATCGGGATCCTGCAGCGTGGCGATGGTGCGCATAAGCGAACTCTTGCCCGCGCCGTTCGGCCCGAGCAGGCCGAACATGTTATTGCCGATCGAGAGCGTCAGGTTTTTCAGAGCTTTTACGCCGTTGCCATAGGTCTTCGACACTCCCACAATCTCGAGCGACATGCGCCTTCTCCGTTTCCAAATTTCTGTGTAACGGAACTCTAGCAGCGCATGGGCTGACCTTGACAGGTTTTTCTAAGTAGGATCGAGCCGATGTGAGAGGGCCGGACTAGCAAAGCCCCGAGATACTGATCCCTGGCGTCTCTATCTGTTGGGAAAGGCTTCTCTCGGTAAGCCTTGGATGGCCGGAGTCGTGAGCCTCAGCTCATCCACCTACAGACTCACAAAGCCTGGTGCCGGGCGGATCGATTCTTGTGAGTTGCTTTTCGTAGATGGTCTTGACCGTGTTGCCGAGACCCTGACCAAAGGCCTGAGCTGAGGCACCGACCTTTCCCCAAAGATGAATGTCATGCCGGGTACACGGCACGATGGCAGAGATTCCGGTGAAGCTCATACCTGCACTGGAGACCATTTCGAAGTAAGCAGTGGCGTCGCTACTGGTTGCCATCTCCGCCGCTTTACTGACGGTCATACTTCCTACGGGCGAAGCTTTGAAGGCAGCATATTGGTCTGGCGTTAGGGCCTTCTCTGCCAGGATGTTGGCGATCATGTCGACTTTTTCCGCGGCGCCCTGAATATCCGAAAAGGGGAGGATCTTACTGATTCCGAAGCTCAACTCGATGCGCGGGGCCGCGAAAGCGACCACCATACCCATGGGCGCCAGCGCCGAGATGTTTTGCCCTTCCAGGAACTTGATGTCTCCACTTATGTTGCCGTCGGAGTCGATGTTTCCTTTGCCGCCGGTGAAGCTGTTGTAGCCCTGGAAGCCAATGTGGAAAGCTCCGCGGCTGTACTCTTTGCCCCCGGACAGCGCGGGCTTGATGATCAATGCCGAGCTGATCTCCAGGTACAGCGGCAATCCATCGAGGTAGCGGTAGAGAGGAATCGAGATCGCTGCGGGCAGCTTGATGCGGTCATCGCCCGTGTGCGCACCGGGCGTGTCGGTGGCAACTTCCCACTTGAAGTTCATGCCGCCGTTCAGATTCTTGAGCCCTGATTGTATCTTCTCGAGCTTGCCCTGCTGTACGTCGATGTCACCCGAAAAGTCGAAGTTGGAGACCGATCCTTCTCCATTGATGGTCGCCAGCATCCCGCCGATGGATTTCTTCATGCTGAGCGTGATGTTGAGCTTTCCGTTCCCGGGCGAGGTGGCGAAGTCCGTGGTCCAACCCTCGATGACGAGGCCTTTCACGCCACTGAGTACATTCCCCATAGCGTCTTTGGTGCCCTGCGACTCGGCCTTGTTGAGTCCCTCACTGCCCATACTCTGCGCGTAAACGACCGGAGACAGCCGGTCCCAGAAGCGAGGACCGCCGGCGGACGCAGCCTCGGATGGCGCCGCAGAGCCGAAGCGGATCGGCGCTGCCACTTGGATATGGCCGTCCTGGATAGCGTCGGTGAGCTGAGCCTGCTGAGTGAGGATGAGAAGCTGGTTTCCCTCCTGCATCTCGGACGCAACCACTTTCTTCGCAAGAAGGCCCTTGATCACCAGGACGTCGCCAGGTTTAAGCGAGGCGATCTTCGGGTCTGAAGCATCCAGCAGGAAGGCTGCTCCGTTGGTGCTGATTCCACGAATCTTCTTTGTGCCTGAGTCTTGATCGAGTACGTGGGTTGTGGGTTTGTAGGTCACGCTTGCTGAGCCCGAACCCTTCGAGAGCATCGGGCCATTGGTTGCAGTCGACTTGGCTTCGAGGTGTCCGGAATGGCAGCCGCCCACCAAGGCGGCAACGAGAAGCCAACCGGCTAAGAGAACGAGTGACCTCGCCACGCGGTGGCCTTTCTGAGGCGTGTGACCGCAAGGAGGTTTTGTTCGTAACGCTTTCGAGAGTCTTGTCTTCAACTACCGTGCCTCCGTCGATTTGGGCCGCTTCCAACTCGGATCGGCGTCAGAATCCCGCAAAGGCTTCTACTGGTCAATGGGACGGCGATGAAGCGCGTCTGAACTCTTAAGTCACTAAAGATGAGTGAGCTGCAGGCTCACCTCAAGATCGTCGGTAAGCGTTCTTTGGACCTGCGAAGTGCATCCTGCATGGACGCTCGCTCAAACGCGAGGTGGCGCGGAACTGAAGTCGGCTGTTCTAGTTGGAGGGAGCCGCGACCCCAAGGCTCTGGTATTCCGCTTGCACCCGGCGCAGCAATGGCAAGTCCACATCGCCGCCTCTCCATCGCTGAAGGAAGGTAGCGTACTCGCCGCGAGACTGTTTCAGGTCGCCGATGAGACGCCAACCGCGGGCCATGCCGAGATGCGCGAGAGGAATGTAGGGAGAGATCGGGCAGAGGGAACGCAGTTGTTCCAAGCGCGCGAACTCTTTCTCCGCTTCCAGACCCCGACCTGCTGACAGCAGCGCTTGAGCGCGGTCGTAGATCGACACAAGCTCGATGACGCGAGATCGATCGAAGGTCTGTACCGGCCGCAGTTGATCCACGGCAGCTTCCGGATGCCTACTAACCCGGCTTAAACGGGACTCCGTGATCGGCAGGATCATTTTCACGAAGATCGTGTTCTGTGGCGCAGCAGACCGCACCGCTTCCGCGAGAGTCGACGCCTGCGTCGGCTCGCCTGCGACGGCCAGGACCATCGCCGCGAACGCCTTTACGTTCAGCACGTCCGGGGCAAGGCGAAGCGAGTGGCCTACCTCAGTTCGCGCCTCTTGGATCTGACCAATGTCAGCCTCAAACTGGGCCAATTCCAGTCCTGCGTCGGCTGCGGACTCCTTGAGTCCGTTGTTGAGCGCGACCTCCTGAGCCCGGTGGAATAAGGTTTGCGCAGCACGTAGCCGTCCTTCCGCGACGCACACCCAACCTTCCAACATCAGCATCTCGGCCTGACGAGGATTTCCGGCGGCCCACTCCTCCTGTTGCTGAATCAGTGCCGCATCACCTTGCGCAACGCCGACCCGGAACATCGCCATGCGCGAGATGATCGAGTCATCCAACTTCTTTACCGACGCGTCGTGCCATACGCTACGTGCTTCCTCGTAGAGGCCCAGGCGCTGATCGGCCTGGAGCAAACCCGCGTAAGGGAACGCGTTGTTCGGCGCGATGCGCACCGCCTCGCGCGCCATTGCGCGAGCCAACTCGGGCTCGCCAAGTGTTTCATACAGATCGGCCAGATTGTTTGGTGCGATCAGGTCTTCCGGATATAGTTGCCGCCATAAGTTGTAGACCTCCTCTGCTCGTTCAGCGTCTCCCAACGCTGAGCTGTAATAGTGGGCGGTCAGGTAAAGGCGCTCCCGTTCCGTAGTGTGGAGGCGCAGATCGAAGGCCTTCTGATACACAGCGCGGGAAAGCTCGGTCTCGTTCTCATTGCCATACACTGTGCCGAGCCGGGCATAGGCCAGCGCGAACTCCGGGTCCAGATCGGTCGCAAGCTTATAGTCCGCAATGGTCTCGTGGTCCTGCCCGCGCGCCCGCTTTTGCTCGCCCGAGGCGAACGCTTGCAGGGCCGGCAGGGAGGAGGTCGTCGCCTGCAGAATGGGTGTGCCAAAGCGCTTCACGGAGCTTTCCGGCTCGCCCAGGTCACGGCGCAGACGATCGGCCGTGTCACCCAGCGTCAAGAGCAAGGCATTCGTCGATGGGGAAAAGGCCTCTTCTTGTACCAGCGCTCCACCGTTACATAATTCGGCTTGGAGTTGCACTCGCAAGCCATCCCTGATGGGAGCGACCGTACCGTGCACGATCGCTTTCGCGTGCAACGTCCCGCAAATGCGCTGGGCATCCTGGAGAGAGACACGGCCGGTGCCTTGGACTCCCCCTTGCTCCAGCGCGGCCTGGGTGGCCTTGGCCGAGGTCAGGGCGAAATAGGGTGACTCTTCCAACTTGATCCGCAAGGCGCT contains:
- a CDS encoding winged helix-turn-helix domain-containing protein, giving the protein MAETRYAPVLIYRFGHFEVMPEAGELYRRGQRVRIQELPFRVLVTLLEQHGQIVPRDVLAKQLWPQDVFVEFDQGLSTAVAKLRQALGDVADNPRFIETVPRRGYRFIAPVMQESPALSAPAKPELQSLTPPPHEELSVATTAEQSIIPEPRVGRRFSDHLRWFAAAALLLLAGGALFLLRPSKVQTPLRANDQILLTDFDNTTGNVVFTETLLSALRIKLEESPYFALTSAKATQAALEQGGVQGTGRVSLQDAQRICGTLHAKAIVHGTVAPIRDGLRVQLQAELCNGGALVQEEAFSPSTNALLLTLGDTADRLRRDLGEPESSVKRFGTPILQATTSSLPALQAFASGEQKRARGQDHETIADYKLATDLDPEFALAYARLGTVYGNENETELSRAVYQKAFDLRLHTTERERLYLTAHYYSSALGDAERAEEVYNLWRQLYPEDLIAPNNLADLYETLGEPELARAMAREAVRIAPNNAFPYAGLLQADQRLGLYEEARSVWHDASVKKLDDSIISRMAMFRVGVAQGDAALIQQQEEWAAGNPRQAEMLMLEGWVCVAEGRLRAAQTLFHRAQEVALNNGLKESAADAGLELAQFEADIGQIQEARTEVGHSLRLAPDVLNVKAFAAMVLAVAGEPTQASTLAEAVRSAAPQNTIFVKMILPITESRLSRVSRHPEAAVDQLRPVQTFDRSRVIELVSIYDRAQALLSAGRGLEAEKEFARLEQLRSLCPISPYIPLAHLGMARGWRLIGDLKQSRGEYATFLQRWRGGDVDLPLLRRVQAEYQSLGVAAPSN
- a CDS encoding ABC transporter ATP-binding protein, producing the protein MSLEIVGVSKTYGNGVKALKNLTLSIGNNMFGLLGPNGAGKSSLMRTIATLQDPDSGSVTLDGIDVVKQKNEVRRILGYLPQEFGVYPRMSALDMLHHLAVLKGITAAGERREMVDALLHQTNLWDAGKKSLSTYSGGMKQRFGIAQALLANPRLIIVDEPTAGLDPAERNRFLNLLASIGRDVTVILSTHIVEDVRELCPRMAIIAAGEVLLEGSPSETLRALEGQIWSRIVPSDAELKELEATMHVISTHLVSGQHEVRVFSAASPGSGFEPVPSHLEDVYFLNLSEHGRRIPAAA